A single Sebaldella sp. S0638 DNA region contains:
- a CDS encoding EndoU domain-containing protein, with protein sequence MFISNPVIGVYKAKVINPITGTVKGGNKGYSTFFPDNWTAQQKVDDMNEAYNNRKPVANTRNTYEVTTKEGIIMEMYIDENTKKVISSFPKF encoded by the coding sequence ATTTTTATATCGAATCCAGTAATAGGAGTATATAAAGCAAAAGTAATAAATCCAATAACAGGGACAGTAAAAGGTGGAAATAAGGGATATTCAACGTTTTTTCCAGATAACTGGACAGCTCAACAAAAAGTTGATGATATGAATGAAGCATATAATAATAGAAAACCCGTAGCAAATACTAGAAATACATATGAAGTAACAACAAAAGAAGGAATAATTATGGAAATGTATATTGATGAAAATACAAAGAAAGTAATTTCATCTTTTCCTAAATTTTAA